One window of Serinus canaria isolate serCan28SL12 chromosome 3, serCan2020, whole genome shotgun sequence genomic DNA carries:
- the ID2 gene encoding DNA-binding protein inhibitor ID-2, which yields MKAFSPVRSVRKTGLSEHNLGISRSKTPVDDPMSLLYNMNDCYSKLKELVPSIPQNKKVSKMEILQHVIDYILDLQIALDSHPSIVSLHHQRPGQNPSSRTPLTTLNTDISILSLQASEFPSELMSSDSKALCG from the exons ATGAAAGCCTTCAGCCCGGTGCGGTCCGTCAGGAAAACCGGCCTCTCGGAGCACAATCTGGGCATCTCCCGGAGCAAGACCCCCGTGGATGATCCCATGAGCCTGCTGTACAATATGAACGACTGCTACTCCAAGCTGAAGGAGCTGGTGCCGAGCATCCCGCAGAACAAGAAAGTGAGCAAGATGGAAATCTTGCAGCACGTCATCGACTACATCCTGGACCTGCAGATTGCCTTGGACTCGCACCCCAGCATCGTCAGCCTGCACCACCAGAGACCCGGGCAGAACCCTTCCTCCAGAACTCCTCTGACCACCCTCAACACAGACATCAGCATCCTCTCGCTACAG GCGTCCGAGTTCCCCTCAGAGCTCATGTCAAGCGACAGCAAAGCACTTTGTGGCTGA